The genomic DNA CCTCCACCTCCTCCTGAAGATCACCTCCAAGCTGCGGCAAAAGAGGCTGCGCGAGGGCTCGCTGGACTTCAAGCTGCGCGAGGTCAAGGTGGACGTGGGGCCGAACGGCCGCATGGAGCTCATCCCCATCCGCGAGGAGACCGCGCGCGGGATGATTGAGGACCTGATGCTGCTCGCCAACAAGGTGGTCGCGCACTACCTGATCGAGCGCGAGATTCCGGCCCTCTTCCGCATCCACGAGGAACCCACCCTCCAGAAGTTCCAGGAGGCGTCGAACGCGATTGCCCGGCTGGGGCTGTCCTTCCCCGGCGGGGAGCCGACACCAAAGGCATATCAGGCCGTCCTGAAGGGCGTCAGAGGCACTCCGCGCGAGAGCGTGGTGAACACGCTGCTCCTGCGCTCGATGCAGCAGGCGAAGTACGCGGGCGAGAACCTGGGGCACTTCGGCCTTGCGTTCGAGGAGTACCTGCACTTCACCTCGCCGATCCGGCGTTACCCCGATTTGCTCGTCCACCGGGTCCTCAAGGGTGTGCTGTCGGGCGACCTGCGGGCGAACGGCCGGTTGGTGAACGACCTGCGGGCGAAGTTGCCCGGCATGGGCGACCACACCTCCGACCGGGAGCGGGCCGCCGCCGAGGCCGAGCGCGACCTCACGAAGTACTACCAGGCGAAGTGGGCGCAGGAACACCTGGGCGAGACCTTCCCGGGGAACGTGTCGGGCGTGGTGTCGAGCGGGCTTTTCGTGGCGCTTGACAACGGGGTGGAGGGCAAGCTGCACATCTCCAACCTCGACGACGACTACTACATCTACCTGGAGGACGCGCAGATGCTGCGGGGCCGCTCGAATGGGCGCACCTTCCGCCTGGGCGACCCAGTGACCGTGACGATCAGCCAGGTCAACCCGCTGGCGCGGCAAATCGATTTCACGCAGGAGAACGACATGGACGGCAACGACAACACGACCCGGCCGCGCGCTCGGCGCCGCGAGGACCGCGAGGCCGAACGGCGCGAGAAGCTCCAGAGCGTGAGCACCGCCGCGCCCCGGAAGTTCACGCTGGACGACCCGGCGCCCGTCGCCGCGCCCGGTTCGCCCCGTCCGGCAGGGCAGGAACGTGGTGGACGTGGCTCCAGCCCCAGACAGGACGGACGCGGCCAGGAGGGGCGTGGCCCGGCGCGGCCCCAGGGTGGCGGCTATAAGCGGCGCGTCATCACCCTCGAACGGCCCCGCAACGAACACCTGCGCCCGGTGAACATCACCGTGCAGCGCATGTACTTCGGCGACTGGACCGTGGACAACATGCCCCCCGAGGAAGGCCAGGGCGGCGACCGGGGCGGGCGCGGCTTCGGGCGGGATGGCCGCGGTGGCAGTGACCGGGGTGGCCGTGGCCAGGGCTTCTCGCGCGGCGGGAACGACCGGGGCGCTGTGCGGGACCTGAACGGGCGTCAGGGCGGGAACCGTGCTCCCCGCGCCCCGCAGGCCGCCCAGGCTCCGGCCCAGACGGACGGCGGCCAGGGGGGTGACGCGGACGCCAAGCGCCGCCGCCGTCGTCGCGGGCGCCGGGGGAACGGCAACGGCTCGCAGGGGTAAAGCAGACACGAGTGGGGCGGGTCAGGGGGAAACCTCTGGCCCGCCTCTTCAATTGTCGGAGTTTCTTCTGATCTTCCTTGGGCGTCCACCGTCACCCATGCCAACCCCACCGCATTTCATCGATCACCACATTGATGATGTTATTTGTAAAATCCGAAGCTCCTGCAACAACAGGTGTTGCGCACTACCCGAGCCCGGCTCCATTGGAAATCGTCCTAAGAATGGAGGGGCGGCGTTATCTTTGAACTATCCTTCTTGCGGGCGGGGATCGGTACTCAGTATCGACATGCGGTGTTGATCCACCCATTCGCCCTGCCAGTACAGGGCGTCGCGCTCAATACCCTCATGGACAAAACCGCATTTTTCGTACACGTGCCGAGCACGAGGATTAAAGGCGTATACGCCCAGGCTGATGCGGTGCAAACCCACCATGCCAAAGCCGTACTGAACGGCGGCGCGAGTCGCCTCGATGCCGTAGCCCTGGCCCACCTGGGCTGGGTCATTCAACGCGATGCGGAAACTCATGCTGCTGTTGTTCTGATCCAGAGCGTTGAGCACCACTTCGCCAAGGTACGTACCGTCTGACGTCCGGAGAATGGCCCAGTCGGCGCGATCATCCGACTCCACCACACGGCCCAAGAAGCGCGCGACGTCGTCACGGGTAAACTTCCCGTGGGTTCCAGTCAGACGCATAAATACTTCGTGCCTCAGTCCGTCCATCACGTGCTCGAGATGTTCAATATTCAAGGGAACGAGCCGCAGGCGGGCGGTGGTCAAGCTCGCGGGTGAGGCGAGGGCAGCCCTATTTACCATAGGAGGCGTTCTATCAGCCCCCGGGGGTGTTCAGGATGGGTCATGTGGCCTAACAGCTCCGGGCAGGATGAGGCCAGGGGTAAGTAGCCACAACATGGATGGCAGGGAAACCAAACGCCTCTTTATCCCCAGCCTGGTTCCTTAGAAAGGGCCACGCCTCTTGAACCTTACGTCGCGTATGCCCGCGCCACGCTCGTCAGCACGCTGCGCAACTCGCCCGGTGTGATCAGCCCCATCGCCATTGCGTGGCTGGCGGCGTTCAGGCTGTCCGCCGCCAGAACGAGGTCCACACCGGCCTTGCGGACTTCCTCGCGGAGCTTAAGGACACCCTCGTCGCGCGCAGCCCCCGCCACGTCGCGGATGTAGACGGCGAGCACCCGGCCCGGGTGGCGGTGAACGACCTCGGCGTAAATCTCGGGGTCCTTCTCGCCGCTGTCGCCGACCAGGACGAACTTCAGGTCGGGGAAACGGGTGAAGATGCGCTCGATAACGCCGTGCTTGTACCCGCCGTGCCCGCCCAGCAGGTCGAAGCCCCAGTTTCGTAAAAAGAGCGGACCCAGCGGGATGCGGCGGTAGTCCAGGAACTGCCACAGCAGGTCGAAGAAGTTCCAGGGGCTGCTGGAGACGTAGAAGATCGGGTTGCGAAGCTCGCCGTCCCGGACCATCGCCCGGTAGAGCGCGCCCACGCCCGGAAAGGGCAGCCGGGTGCGGGCGTTGCCGGTCAGGCTGGTCACCAGCATGCGCGGCAAGCTGGTCACGTCCGACTGGAGCACCGTGTCGTCCAGGTCGCTGATGATGCCGAAGCGCGCCCCGGCCACCACTTGCACCCGCGCCCGGGTGATGCCCTCGCGGCCCCCGATGGTCAGGCTCGCCTCGTGCCAGCCGCCCGCGAAGGGTGTACCGCCTTCACCCGGCGCGAACGTCAGGGTGAAGTAGCCGTCGCTGTCGCTGACGCCGCTGGCCGTGACGCTCCCCAGCGTGCCGGTCACTTTGACCCCGCCCACCTCACGCGAGAGCAGGCGGCGCAGGATGGAGCGGAAATTGCGCCAGCGCGGGTCGCCCTTTTTCGCCGGGGCGAGCGCGCGGGGCAGCAGCACGCGGCCGGTCAGCTCCACGAACTGTGGCGTGCCCCAGCCCACGTAGGGTTGCAGGATCAGCTTGCCGCGGGCGCGCCGGGGCTGCACGTACCCACTGACCGCGTGGTCTACCGCCCGCAACGCCCGTTCCAGCGCGGGTTGCACCGCCTTGAAGCCGATCTTGGCCGCGTTCATCTGCGGTCCAGTCTACGGAAGTCGGGCCGGGGGAGGCAGCCCGCCCGCCTGAAGCGAACGCTGAGAGATGGAGAGCGGCCAGGTTCGGGGCGCCTGGTCCGTCCTACCGGTGGTCGTAGCGGCGGCGGATGATCCGGGCGGCCACCCGGTCCCCCAGGCTGGGCAGCAGGTGCTCCAGTGCGGCGAGCAGCGCGTAGAAGCGCGGCACGATCACCTCCCGGCGCGGATGCTCCAGCACGTCGGCAATCGCGTGGGCGACGACCTCAGGCCCCGGCATGGGGAGGCGGGCCGAGGCGGTCATCTCGCTCCTCACGAAGCCGGGCGCAATGAGGCTGACCTCCACCCCGCTGCCCTGGAGCTCGCGGCGCAGGCCCAGCGAGAAGCCGCGCAGACCGAACTTGCTCGCCGAGTACATGCCGTGAGTGGCTGCCCGCCCCGCCACCGAGCCAATGTTGACGATGTGCCCCGCGCGACGTGAGCGCATCCCCGGCAGCACCAGACGCGTGAGTTCGACCGGCGCCTCCAGGTTCACCCGTAGCACGCGCAGAGGATCGGGGTCGTCCCACCACCAGCCGCGCTCAACCGTGATGCCCGCGTTGTTGATCAGCACGTCGGTAGGGCCGAAATGCTCGCGGGCCGCGTCCACGAGCGCGCGGCGAGAGGCGTCGTCCGTCACGTCGGTCGGGACGGCGATCACGCGCGAGCCGGACGGGTCGAGTTCGCGCGCGAGGGCGGCGAGTTCGGCCTCACGGCGGGCCGCCAACACCAGCCGATACCCTCTGGATGCGAGTTCATGGGCCGCCGCCCGCCCAATGCCGCTTGACGCACCCGTGAGGATCACCGTGCGCGGTTTGGTTGGAAGGGAAGTCATGGCGCCCATGCTAAACGGTGGGAGAGCCGTCCTCTTTCCCCAACCCCTCCTCAGCCGCCCGTCAGGCGGGCACGCGAGACTGCGGTGATGAAGGCGCTGCCGTCCGTCCTCCTCACCGCCGCCCTCGTGGGTGCGGGGGCCTTTGCCGCCCCGCAGATCATCCCCGTCCCGGCGCTGCCCCCGTCGTCGGGAACGCCCCTGCCCGAACTGGCCCCCCTGCCCACCCGATCCGCACCGCTGCCGCCGCTCGTGCCCCTCTCGCCCTCGCCCAGCACACCGTCCACGAGCTACCGGCCCTCCGATCCCCTCTTCGCCCGGCAGTGGAACCTCCAGGCGATCCGGGCCCCGGGGGCGTGGGCGCAACTGGCGGGGACGGGCCGGGGCGCGCGGGTCACGGTCGCCGTCCTGGACACCGGCTTCGTCAATTCGCCGGAGCTGGCGGGCCGGGTGGTGAACGGGTACGACTTCGTCTCCGACCCGGCGCGGGCAGGGGACGGGAATGGGCGCGACCGCGACGCGAGCGGCGTGGGCGAGTTCGCCTACCACGCGGAGGTCATCGGGAACCTGATCGGGGCGGCGCACGACGGGCGGGGTATGGCGGGCATCAACCCCCAGGCGCGGGTGGTGCAGGTGCGGGTGGCGGGCACGGACGGCATGGTCGATCCGCAGGACCTCGCGGACGGGCTGCGCTGGGCGGCGGGGCTGAGCGTGCCGGGCACACCCCTCAACCTCAACCCGGCGCGGGTCCTCAACCTCAGCCTGTTCGCGGACTTTATCCCGCTGACAGGTTGCGATACGCGGATTCAGGCGGCGGTGGACGCGGTGACAGCACGAGGGGCGCTTGTGGTGGCCGGGGCAGCGAATGACGGGGCCGACGCCCGGGGCTACTCGCCTGCCGGGTGCCGCAACGTGCTGACGGTGACCAGCGTGACCCAGGGCGGACAGCGCCCGAGCTACGCGAACTGGGGCACGAGCGTCGCGCTGGCCGCACCAGGGGGCGAGCCCGGCCACGGCATTCCGGCGAGCAGCGTGAGCGGCCCGGGCGGGGAGCGGTCCCCGAACGGCACGAGCTTCGCCGCCCCCCACGCGGCGGGCGTGGCGAGCCTGCTCTTCGGCCTGAAGCCCACGCTGACGCCCGCACAGGTGCGTGACCTGCTGACCCGCACGGCGACTCCCTTTCCCACTGGCCGCTGCGACTCCGACCCGCGCAAGCTCTGTGGACGGGGCACCCTGAATGCGGAGGCGGCGGTGCGGGCCGTGCTGACCTCCCCGGGACCCTCCGCCCCCACCGGAACGCTACGCTAGCCCCATGAAGACCTGGAGGAACCCGTGAACGCCCCCGCGTGGCGCATCTGGCTGGTGGTCGCGCTGATGTGCGGGTGGGGCATTCTGACCATCCGCTTCGTGCAGCAGGGGAACGTTCCCTTTGCCCTCCTGTGCGCCCTCCTGCTGATCTCCAACGGCGTGACGCTCTGGCGGCTGACAAAGAGGGGGAAATAGGGGTCGTCCCCTTGTTCTGGCCCGGGTCCGCGGCAGGTTGAGCGGAATATGCCCGTTCAAAGCGGCAGGACGTAGACCTCGCCGTCCTCGACGAGCGTTCGGTAAATCCTCACCGGTTTCACGGCGGGGAGGGTCTTGGCCTTGCCGGTCGCCAGCTCAAATTTGGCGCCGTGCTTCTCGCAGGTGATGCGGCCCAGGCTCACCTCACCTCCCAGGAGGGGGTAATCCTTGTGGGTGCAGTTGTTTCGCAGCGCGTAGAACTGGCCCTCGTACCGGATGACGACCACGCTCACGCCGCCCACTGTCACCGCCGTCTGACTGCCCTCGGGCAGTTCCGCCTCCGCCCCCACCCGCACCCGCTCGACCCCGACCGCCTCGCTCATGAGGGCGAGTCTAGCGGGCCGTGAGGGGAAAGGACGTGACGCGCCGCCCGGTAGGGAGAGCGTAGACGAAGGCGCGTTGCCGGGACGTGCGTGTGTCCTCCACCAGCACCACGATCTGTTTCTCGTCCGGGGCAAACAACACGTTGAAGGGGCCAGTCCACTTACCCGGTGGCAACGTTTTGGCCCAAGCGGGGTCTTGCAGTGAGAGCAATCTGCGCCCGCTGGCTGTTTCCCACATGTGGAGGCTGTTACCGTAAGCGGCGAGGTACATGCCCGCGCGGCTGACTTCAGGAAAACTCATGTGCTGCGTGTTGAGGCTCTGTGCGTCCAGAGACGTGAGGCGTCTACCGGTGCGGGCATCCAGCACATCGTACCGGGGCGCCCATCCGAAGAACGAGAATGCCACAGCGGCCAGAATGCGATTGCCGGGAAGCTCATGCGGAGTGCTCGCCTCGAAATTTCCGTCGTAGAAGAGGTTCTTGCGCCCCTCCGCAGTTTCCCCAGGAGCGAGGGTGGAGATGGGCCAGATCACCCGCTTCCCACTCCTGAGGTCAACCCGTATGACGTTCAGCCATATCTCGCGCGAGGGCTTTGCTGCTATAAAAGCCGTGCAGGCATCTCGCGTGACGAGTGTGAAGAGACCGGGGAGACTCGCCCAGACGGTCTTCAAATCGAGTGCGTAGCAAGTTAGCCGCACTTGCTGCACACAGGGACTACGCACCGTGCCCCAGACGGTTGGGGAGGGTCCGGGTAAGCTCCGCTGAGCCTCAATCTGCCCCGTGCCCTTCATGACCGCCAGCGTGAATTTTTCCCAGTGCTCATCCGACTCCAGACGGACGAAGTGGGCGGCATCAACCTCTGCACTCCACCGTCAAGTGCCAGACCACCCAACGTCCGCACGCCTGCTCCCGATACCCTGACCTCGCCCCAATTCGCCTTCCAGACCGTGAACGCCGTTCTTTCAGCAAAAGTGGCAACCGTCGCCAGGAGGAGGCCGGGCAGGAGGACACACCGAAACATGCCGCAGCGTACGCCTCCCTCCCGTTCCCAGCAGGGCTAAGCCCCGCACCCCGTCTCCAGCCGCAGCCGCAGCCCCCCCTGCGGCGTCCACTCGCCCACCGTCACGCTGAAGCCCTCGTAGTACGAGCTGAAGGTGAGAACCTCCATTCGGCCGTCGCCGTTCAGGTCGGCCAGCCCCGCCAGACGGTAGAAGCTCGCCATCGGCATGGGGGCGCCGCTCCCCGGGTCGTAGGGCAGGCGGGGGGCAAGCGACGCGCCCAGGACTGTGGTTTTGACCTTCCCATTTCGCACCGAGCGCAGCAGGAGCAGGCTGTAGTCGCCGGGCTCTCCGACGGGTGGGGGATACAGGCCGGACCGCCCGGTGTAATAAGCGGCCTCCACAATCACCTCATCCGTCCCGTCGCCGTCGAGGTCGGCGCGGGTGAGGCCGAGCAGGTCCACCTGGGGATTCTTCAGACCCCGGCGCACCAGTTCATCACGGACGAGCCCCCGGTAAGCCTGGTTGGAGGTCGGGAGGACGGTGACCGGGCGCGGGCGGGTGTTCGTGGCGGCGGTCGTGACGACCCGGAAGGCGGGGCTAGCCGTAGCGGGGTTCAACCCCAGATCAAAGCTGTCCTCGCAGGGGACGCCGAGGGAGGCCGCCCGAGTGCCGCGTACTGTGGTCGCCTGACCCCGCAGGTCCTGTACTCGGTAGCGGTCGTCGGCACCCAGGCGCGGAACTGTGGCCGCCGGGGAAAGCCACCGCCCGCCGTCCCACGCTCCCAGCAGGATCGGCCTCGTCTCGCCGGGAAGCAGCACCAGCGCGGGCCGCAGAGGGGCGGGAGCGGGCGCCGCCAGCGAGGCGCAGGCCAGCAGGGCCAGGGCGGACAGGGACGGGCGAACCATACGGCCAGTTTCAGCCCACCCCTGCCCGCGCGGGTGAGAGGGGTCAGTCCCCCGCCCGGACGGTCACCCGGTTTCCCCAGGGGTCATTGAAGGAGAGGGCATTACCGCCATCCTCCACGGACAGGCCGCGGACGGCGAGGTGTGTCCGCAGCGGCTCCAGCTCAGGCGTGATGAGCTCAATGCCGCCCAGGCCCGCCGCTTGAGACGTGGGCCACCCCTGCCCGCGCGAGTGCCACTCGTTCAGCCCGAGGTGATGGTGGTAACCGCCCCAGGACAGGAACGCCGCACCCGGAAAGTGCGATACCACGTCCAGCCCGAGCGCGTCCGAGTAGAAGCGGGCGGCCTCGCCAGCGTCCCCCACCTTCAGGTGAACGTGGCCGACAGCGGTTCCGGCGGGTGCACCCTCAAACGGGGTTCCCTCCGCCTCCGCCATCACCCCCCGAACGTCCACCGGCAGGGTGTCCATCCGCACCAGGCCGTTTTCCCAGGTCCACTCGTTCCGGGGGCGGTCGCGGTAGACCTCGACGCCGTTGCCCTCGGGATCATTCAGGTAGATCGCCTCGCTGACGAGGTGGTCGCCCGTCCCCAGCCGCAGGCCCAGCGTGGCCGCGTGCGTCAGCCAGCGCCCCAGGTCGGCGCGGGTCGGCAGCAGGAAGGCGATGTGGTAGAGGCCGGGACGGCTCACGGCGGGCGCGGGAAGGTCCGGTCGGGCAACCAGGTGCAGCAGCGGCGTGCCGTGCGCCCCCAGCGTGACGCGGTCTTCTCCCTCCGAGATGAGGGTGAGGCCCAGCAACCGGGCATAGAACGTGGACAGTCGCGGCAGGTCGCGGGCGAGGAGCGTGACCGGGCCGATGTGGGTGGACGCGGAGAGGACGGGGCGCGCGGAGGCCATGCCTCATTTTGCGCTAAATACTTTAAAAAATCAATTGATTGATAATCCCATCTACTATAGGGCCGTGTGCCCGCTCAGAATCCGCTCCACCCAAAGGTGGATGAGCAAGAACCTCCTTTGAGGTACATACTCTAATCAGTACCAACCTCTTCAATGCTGCTCTTCCCGGAGGTCTCTATGGTTCAGACCGCACTCCATGCCCTGTATGACGCCCTCTTCCAGCTGGCGGCCCTGGCGGTGCCGCTGGCCGTCACGCTGGGAGCGCTGCTGCTGGCGCTCCTGCTCGTCGGCCTGCTGGACCGCGAACGCTTCCGGGCGGGGCTGAACTGGGCGGGGGCCCGACTGCCCTTCCTGACCCGTTGGGGATTGGTGGCGCTCGCAGTCGGTGCGGGGGCGCTCGCTACCTATGTGACGCGCCGGGCGGTGGACGCCCGGATGGGGGCGCAATTGAACGCCCGCTACGCCAATGCGGCGGACCCGGCGGGCGGGGAGACGGTGCAGACGGCGCCGCACGTCTCGCTGCTGACGACGCGGACGTACACGCGCACGCTGGTTCTCCCCGCCGACGTGTATGCCCGGCTCAACCTGAATGGCGGCTGGGAGACGCTGCTGCCGTATCTCAGCGGCGCCGGAGGCCAGAGCGTGCAGGACCTGCGCGAGGGCTTCACGCGGCGGGGCCGCAATCTGGTCTATACCCGCGACCTCACCCTGCAAACGGAAGAACCCCTGGGGCTGGATACCACCCGCGCCCACGCCGACCTGCGCTTCGTGAACCCGGCGGGCGGGCGCGGCACGTACTACAACGCGACCTTCACCGCCGACTACACCTTCACCAACCCGCGCGAGAAGGCGAGCCCCGTGCGCTTCGTATTTCCCCTCCCGTACGGCAGCGGCACCCTGAGCGGCTTTCGGCTGACCGTTAACGGCCGGGCCTACCGCGCGAGCGACCTGCAGGGCGGCAGCGTGTGGGAGGGCGTGGTGGGTGCCGGGCAGACCGTGCGCGTGAACGTGACCTACCAGCACCAGGGCTCGCGCGGCTGGAGCTACCGCCTCGCCGACCGCCGGGAGCCGCTGCGGAATCTCGACCTCACCGTGACGGCCAACCGGCCCGCCAAGTTCGAGCGGTACAGCCTGTATCCAACGTCGACGGAGCGCGCCGCGTTCGGCGGTCCACAGACCCTGCACTGGCAGCTTCAGGACGTGATCACCGCACAGAACGTGGCGGTCGTGTTTGCCCAGGGCAGCGTGCGCGAGATGCTCGCCAAGATCGGCCTGGTGCAGCCACCCGCGCTCGTGCTGGCCGCGCTGCTCGCCGTGCTGTGGGCGGGGCGGCGCCGCCTGCCCCTGCCCCCGCTGCGGCTGGCGGGCGCGGTGTTGGGGTTGAGCGTCGGGTTCGCGCTCGGGGGTGTGCTGACCGCCTATCTGCCCCCGGTCGTGGCCGTCCCGCTCGGGGCACTGCTCGGCGCGGCCTTCGGCGTTATAGTCCTGGGGCGCGCGTACCTCTTCCCCCTCGCCGTGACCGCCCTCGTGCCGCTCACGTTCCTGGCCGTCGGGCATGCGGGGTTGCTGCTCACGCTGCTGGCGGCGGTCACGCTGGGGGGCCTGTTCCTGACGCGGGAGGGGTTCGTGGCGGTCGGGAGGCGGGCGACTTGATCTGGCGCGTGTCCCCGGATTCCCTCCGAGCCTTTCTCTGATACGGTCGGGTATGAGCGCCCACCCGCTGACTGCCCTGACGCTGACCCTGCTTGCCACGGCCTCGGCTCAGAGCGGTGAGGTACGCACCCAGGCCGAGGCCCTCACTCGCCTGCTGGGGGCCGAGCAGCCCCAGGCGGAGTGGTTCGCTCCCGAGTTCCTCGCGCAAGTGCCTTTTGCGACCATCGCCGCGCAGCTCGCGGGCATCCGTCAATCGTACGGCGCCTTAGTGCGGCTGGACACGCTGGAGGGCCGCCCGCTCGCCGTGTACGAGCGCGGGACGCTGCTGATCACGGTGGCCTCGCTTGATGCTCAGGGACGGCTGACCGGCTTCGGGGCCGTGCCGGGTCCAGCTCCGCAGGGGACGACTCCCAGCCCGGCCGAACGCGATACCATCCTCCAGACCCTGACCCGGGTATTCCAGCCGGAGACGGTGGACCCCGCCCTCTTCGCCCCCGAGTTCCTGGCGGCGGTGCCCGAGGCGCAGCTCCGGGAGCAGTTCTCGGCGATTCGGGAGCAGTTCGGCGCCCTCGTGCGGGTGGACCTGACGGGGAACGTGCCGAAGGTGATCTACGAGCGCGGCGCCCTTAATGTCACGTCGCTGCGGGTGGATGCCCAGGGACGCGTCACGGCGCTCACCATCACGCCGGAGGTCACCTTCTCCTCACTGGAAGAGGCGCGGGCCGCCTTCGCCGCGCTACCGGGCCAGGTCAGCCTGCTCGTGCGCGAGGTGGACACGGGCCGGACCCTGGCCGCCCTGAACCCGTCCCGACCCCTGGCCGTGGGCTCGACCTTCAAGCTGGCGATCCTGGGCGAGTTGCAGGCGCAGGTGGGGCGCGGCGAGCGGCGCTGGACGGACGAGGTGACCCTGACGGACGCGGACCGGAGCCTGCCCAGCGGCACGTTGCAGGACGCCCCCGTGGGCAGCCGCTACACCCTGCGGAACCTCGCCGCGCGGATGATTCGGGATAGCGACAACACCGCCACCGACCTGCTGCTCCGTGTGGTGGGCCGCCCTGGGGTGGAGGCGCAGCTGGGGCAGACCGCGATGCCCAGCACCCGCGAGGCCTTCGCCCTGAAAAACCCCGCTAACCTGGCCTGCTGCACGCCTACCGCTCGGCAGGTCTGGACCGGGAGGCGCGGAGGAGGGTCCTCGCGCAGGCGGGCGCGGCACCGCTCCCGAACGTCGCGCTCTTCGCCCAGGGTCCGGTGGCGCGCGACGTGGAATGGTTCGTGAGCACCGAGCGGCTCTGCGCCCTGATGGCAGACGTGGCGGCCCTGCCCGAGACGACCCTGAACCCCGGTGTGGCGAGTCCCGCCGACTTCGCCCGGGTGAGCTACAAGGGCGGCAGCGAGGGCGGGGTGCTGAACCTCACGACCCAGCTCACGAACAGGGCCGGGAAGACCTACTGCGTCAGCGCGACCTGGAACGCCGCCCGCACCCTGAACGACAGTCAGTTCATCGCCCTGTATGGCGGCGTGCTGAAATTGCTGCGCTGAGGCCAGAGAACGACGAGGGGGAGGGTGCAGCTCCGGCCCTCCCCCTTCCGCCTCCCGCTTACTCGAACAGGGTGCTGACGCTTTCCCCCGTGTGGATGTTGGCGATGGCGTTGGCGAAGAGCGGTGCCACGTCGAGGACGGCGAGCTTGCCGTTTGAGGCGGCGATCTTCTCGGGTGGCACGTACACGGTGTTCGTGCTGGCGACCTGGGTCACGTCCAGCGTCGCGATACGCTCGATGGCGGGGCCGGTGTAGACGCCGTGGGTGACGGCCACATACACGTCCTTGGCGCCCATGCTGCGGGCGATGTTCACCGTCTCGACGAGGCTCCCGGCGGTGCTGATCTCGTCGTCCACGATGAAGACCGTCTTGCCCTCCACCTCACCGATCAGGGCGCGGGGACGAACCTCGGTGTCCGAGAGCCGTTCCTTGTCGATCATCGCGAGGCCGGAGTCGAGGCGGCGGGCGATCTGGCTGGCGCGCTTGATGCTGCCCGCGTCGGGGGCGAGCACCACACCCTCGTGCGCGTTCGGCACACAGGACTTGAAGTGCTGGCTGAGCACCCGGTCGGCCGAGAGGTGATCGACAGGCACCTTGAAGTAGCCGTGGACCTGCGGCGAATGCAGGGTCATGGTGAGGACACGGTCGGCCCCCGCCTCCTGCAGGAGGTCGGCGACCAGGCGCGCGGCGATGGAGATGCGCGGGCTGTCCTTCTTGTCGCTGCGGGCGTACGAGTAGTACGGGATAACGGCCGTGACCCGCCCCGCCGACGCGCTCTTGGCCGCGTCGATCATCAGCAGCAGCTCCATGATCGCGTCACTGACGGGCGTGGAGAAGGTCTGCACGATGAACACGTCGCCCTCGCGCAGCGACTGCTCGTAATGCACGATCAGGTTGTCGTTGGTGAACTTCTCAGTCTTGCTGTGGCCCAGGGAAACGCCGAGGTTGTCGCAGATCGCCTGCGCGAGCGGGCGGTTGCTCTGCCCGGCAAACACGAGCAGCGGCTGGCGGCGGCTCTGAGCCAGCCGCTCTAATTGGGGGCGGGGGGACACGGTCACGGTGGGAAACCTCCGGGAAAGGGGAGCGTGGAACTTCTCGCGCTGGGGCGAACGCACCGCAGCATACCCGGCCCGGCGAGTCAC from Deinococcus apachensis DSM 19763 includes the following:
- a CDS encoding ribose-phosphate diphosphokinase; the protein is MTVSPRPQLERLAQSRRQPLLVFAGQSNRPLAQAICDNLGVSLGHSKTEKFTNDNLIVHYEQSLREGDVFIVQTFSTPVSDAIMELLLMIDAAKSASAGRVTAVIPYYSYARSDKKDSPRISIAARLVADLLQEAGADRVLTMTLHSPQVHGYFKVPVDHLSADRVLSQHFKSCVPNAHEGVVLAPDAGSIKRASQIARRLDSGLAMIDKERLSDTEVRPRALIGEVEGKTVFIVDDEISTAGSLVETVNIARSMGAKDVYVAVTHGVYTGPAIERIATLDVTQVASTNTVYVPPEKIAASNGKLAVLDVAPLFANAIANIHTGESVSTLFE